One segment of Perognathus longimembris pacificus isolate PPM17 chromosome 26, ASM2315922v1, whole genome shotgun sequence DNA contains the following:
- the LOC125342551 gene encoding P2Y purinoceptor 14-like isoform X2, with product MTFASTSYKMTNSTTTQPPEQPCPRNTLITQQIVPVLYCMIFVAGIILNGVSGWIFFYVPSSKSFIVYLKNIVVADFLMALTFPFKILRDSGLGPWQLNMFVCRVSAVLFYVNMYVSIMFFGLISFDRYYKIVKPILTSLIQSVNSSKLLSVVVWVLMLFLAVPNSILTNQSVSNVTEIQCMQLKNELGRKWHKASNYICLGIFWTVFLLLIIFYTAITRKIFKSHLKSTRNSTSVKRKSSRNIFSIVLVFFVCFVPYHIARIPYTQSQTEAHYSCQSKEILHHVKEFTLLLSAANICLDPIIYFFLCQPFREILHKKLHISLKAQNDQDTSKSKRGTTTHESIDTL from the exons ATG ACCTTTGCCTCCACAAGTTACAAAATGACCAACTCCACCACCACACAGCCTCCAGAACAGCCCTGCCCCAGGAACACCCTTATCACCCAGCAAATTGTCCCTGTACTGTACTGTATGATCTTTGTGGCAGGAATCATCCTCAATGGAGTGTCAGGATGGATATTCTTCTATGTGCCCAGTTCCAAGAGTTTTATTGTCTATCTCAAGAACATTGTTGTTGCTGACTTTCTTATGGCCCTGACTTTTCCTTTCAAGATCCTACGTGACTCAGGCCTGGGTCCCTGGCAGCTGAACATGTTTGTATGTCGAGTCTCTGCTGTGCTTTTCTATGTAAACATGTATGTCAGCATCATGTTCTTTGGGCTCATCAGCTTTGATAGGTATTATAAAATTGTGAAGCCCATCTTGACCTCTTTGATCCAATCAGTGAATTCCAGCAAACTGTTGTCTGTGGTGGTATGGGTGCTCATGCTCTTTCTTGCTGTTCCTAACAGCATTCTGACCAACCAAAGTGTGAGCAATGTTACAGAAATACAGTGCATGCAACTTAAAAATGAACTAGGACGGAAGTGGCACAAAGCCTCAAACTACATCTGCCTGGGCATCTTCTGGACTGTGTTTCTCCTACTTATCATTTTCTACACTGCTATCACAAGGAAAATCTTTAAGTCTCATCTTAAGTCCACAAGAAATTCCACGTCAGTCAAAAGGAAATCTAGCCGCAACATATTCAGCATTGTGTTGGTATTTTTTGTCTGCTTTGTACCTTACCACATCGCCAGAATCCCCTACACACAAAGTCAGACAGAAGCTCATTACAGCTGCCAGTCAAAAGAGATCTTGCACCATGTGAAAGAATTCACTCTGCTACTCTCTGCTGCAAATATATGTCTGGACcccattatttatttcttcttatgcCAGCCATTTAGAGAGATCTTACATAAAAAGCTGCACATCTCATTAAAAGCCCAGAATGATCAAGACACTTCCAAATCCAAAAGAGGAACTACAACTCATGAAAGTATCGACACTTTGTGA
- the LOC125342551 gene encoding P2Y purinoceptor 14-like isoform X1, with the protein MQNTPDVFSETRNAWAAGVDLMTFASTSYKMTNSTTTQPPEQPCPRNTLITQQIVPVLYCMIFVAGIILNGVSGWIFFYVPSSKSFIVYLKNIVVADFLMALTFPFKILRDSGLGPWQLNMFVCRVSAVLFYVNMYVSIMFFGLISFDRYYKIVKPILTSLIQSVNSSKLLSVVVWVLMLFLAVPNSILTNQSVSNVTEIQCMQLKNELGRKWHKASNYICLGIFWTVFLLLIIFYTAITRKIFKSHLKSTRNSTSVKRKSSRNIFSIVLVFFVCFVPYHIARIPYTQSQTEAHYSCQSKEILHHVKEFTLLLSAANICLDPIIYFFLCQPFREILHKKLHISLKAQNDQDTSKSKRGTTTHESIDTL; encoded by the exons ATGCAAAATACTCCTGACGTCTTCTCTGAAACACGGAATGCCTGGGCTGCTGGTGTGGACTTAATG ACCTTTGCCTCCACAAGTTACAAAATGACCAACTCCACCACCACACAGCCTCCAGAACAGCCCTGCCCCAGGAACACCCTTATCACCCAGCAAATTGTCCCTGTACTGTACTGTATGATCTTTGTGGCAGGAATCATCCTCAATGGAGTGTCAGGATGGATATTCTTCTATGTGCCCAGTTCCAAGAGTTTTATTGTCTATCTCAAGAACATTGTTGTTGCTGACTTTCTTATGGCCCTGACTTTTCCTTTCAAGATCCTACGTGACTCAGGCCTGGGTCCCTGGCAGCTGAACATGTTTGTATGTCGAGTCTCTGCTGTGCTTTTCTATGTAAACATGTATGTCAGCATCATGTTCTTTGGGCTCATCAGCTTTGATAGGTATTATAAAATTGTGAAGCCCATCTTGACCTCTTTGATCCAATCAGTGAATTCCAGCAAACTGTTGTCTGTGGTGGTATGGGTGCTCATGCTCTTTCTTGCTGTTCCTAACAGCATTCTGACCAACCAAAGTGTGAGCAATGTTACAGAAATACAGTGCATGCAACTTAAAAATGAACTAGGACGGAAGTGGCACAAAGCCTCAAACTACATCTGCCTGGGCATCTTCTGGACTGTGTTTCTCCTACTTATCATTTTCTACACTGCTATCACAAGGAAAATCTTTAAGTCTCATCTTAAGTCCACAAGAAATTCCACGTCAGTCAAAAGGAAATCTAGCCGCAACATATTCAGCATTGTGTTGGTATTTTTTGTCTGCTTTGTACCTTACCACATCGCCAGAATCCCCTACACACAAAGTCAGACAGAAGCTCATTACAGCTGCCAGTCAAAAGAGATCTTGCACCATGTGAAAGAATTCACTCTGCTACTCTCTGCTGCAAATATATGTCTGGACcccattatttatttcttcttatgcCAGCCATTTAGAGAGATCTTACATAAAAAGCTGCACATCTCATTAAAAGCCCAGAATGATCAAGACACTTCCAAATCCAAAAGAGGAACTACAACTCATGAAAGTATCGACACTTTGTGA